The genomic window TTGAAATTGTGTATGGTTTCAAGAATTTTTGTGTGCGGTTAAATTATCCGcactgcttgtgttttctctgcCATTCTAGAGCTGGActcctttttttttgaaaccaGAGCTAGACTCCAATTTTGTGTACATTAAAAAACATATCAGGTTAATGTTGTAGAGGATAGAGGATTTGACACTAATTAATTTTAAATTTGTGTATTTGATAATCATCTATGAGCATTTGGTGCTTATAACTATCTAATGTCACGTATTTTCTTTACACATAATTATCTCTTGTTGTGTTTAACTTATGTACCTGCATGCTAAGACATGCATTTTCATGCACATAGTTCTTCTTGAAATCACACTATGATTTTCAAGATTTTATGTGTGCATATATTAATCTATCTCGTTGTAAAAGCCCGCCCCTCTCTGGTGGcgcagagggggggggggggggttgcccTAATAACCCGAGCAGCCACCGGATGTCTCCCTCCCTGGAGCGAGTGGCAGCGGGCCTCACGCCCACACGTACAAACGCCGCACTCGCTCGCGCTGCCTCGATGAGCGTCCATCCGACCGAGCCCCCAGGCTTAGCCGCGTCCCTAGCCGTAAGGAAATCGCTCGAACTGAACCCTGATCCTGCCCCGGCGCCATGGCTGTCTCCGAGAGCTCGCTGAATGCGCTGCTCCCTAGCTTCCTTTATGCGGCCCCGGCCACTGCCCCCCCCTTTGCGGCCGCCGTCGCTAGCGTGGGTGGCCAAACGGTCGCCGCGCCAtctgcggcggcggcagcggcggcacggCCCGCTAGTTGGGCGCGGGCGCCGAGCGAGCCGGGCCGGAGGATTGAGATGTACTCGCCGGCATTCTACGCGGCGTGCACGGCCGGCGGCGTCGCCAGCTGCGGGCTCACGCACATGACCGTCACGCCCCTGGACCTCGTCAAGTGCAACATGCAGTTGAGCGTCTCGATGCTGGCTTGATTTGGATAGATGAGTTATTTACGCGAGGTGTCCCATTTCAATTGGTAGGACTATTCGTGATGCGATCTCTGTTGTTAGAGTTATTAGGCGGTTGTTTGATGCCGGCACATCATTCTTGAACCAGGCAACCAGCTGCTACCGTACGTAATGCTCTATAAATATGGTATCACATTTTCATTGTAGTAGCCTGCACTGAAAGGGGTAAACCTCACAATGATTACATTCCTGCTTCTTGTTTATGTTCATTTTCAATGAATAGTTGTCGTTATGAACTGATTGCTAATGAAAACTTTTATTGTCTGATTTCTCAGATCGATCCAGCCAAGTACAAGAGTATCTCATCTGGTTTTGGTGTTTTGTTGAAATAGCAAGGGCCCAAGGGCTTTTTCAGGGGCTGGGTACCTACCCTACTTGGATACAGTGCTCAGGGAGCATGCAAGTTCGGTTTCTATGAGTTCTTCAAGAATTATTACTCGAACATTGCTGGCCCTGAGTATGCCGCCAAGTAGAAGACTTTGATTTTACCTTGCGGGTTCCGCTTCGGCTGAAGTGATTGCAGATATTGCCCTCTGCCCCCTGGAAGCTGTTAAGGTCCGTGTGCAGACGCAACCTAGCTTTGCAAGAGGTTTATCAGATGGCCTTCCAAAGTTTGTGGAAGCTGAAGGCTATTCTGGGTGAGTTGAGGTTGCCTACTTTATTTCTGTATATCCATGTCTTCACTTTTTTGTAACACTGTCAAATTTTCCAGACTGTATAAAGGAATTGTTCCACTCTGGGGCCGACAAATTCCTTGTAAGTACCTACTTCCTCCTTGTCAACTGTCACATAAATTTGAATCGCTTTCCTTTCTACTTTTTTACTATACTATGTTTGTGCCCCTTAAGAATCAACTGTTGAAATAAATGGTATGTAAGCTTTGAAAAAGTAGATTTTgtattgctaagatgatcaaacttatcTTGTTCTTCAAAAGGGTTGCCACTCTAGCATTAAGCATGTTTTGTGATTGTAATCTCAACTATGATGTTAATGATGCAATGAAATAAATGGATGGTATCTTCTTTAGTATTGGTGATGCAACTTCACTCATGCTACGTGATTCGTGTACATATTTAACTCACCGAGTGTGCAACAAATTTAGTGTTGTAGAATTCATGGAACGGCTATGGATACTGGTCTTAGTTCTCACTGATGACAATCTTCATTATCATTTATACTTGTTGAtatctttgtttttttattagcacAAAAATTAGTTTTGCTAGAATATTAGTTCTGGTGCACATAGTTCTTCTTGAAATCGTATAATGATTTTCAAGATTTTATGTGTGCATATATTGATATTCCACGCTGCTTGAGTCATCTCCACTGTGACATGGACCTAGACTCCAATGAGATGGTGTATATTTCTTAATTACTAAATGGATTTTATGCTTTCGTAGTCACACTGACCATCAGATTTGAAAATGGTGCCCTTTCTTACTCATCATAAGTCTTATAATCTCACTTGTTGACATTTCGTTTTCTTATTATGGTGTAAATGTTGGTTTTACTATAATGTAGTTCTGGTGCACATAGTTCTTCTTGAGATTTTGTAACGATTTCCAAGATTTTATGTGTGCATATAAAGATATTTCCACACTGCTTGAGTCATCTCCATTATAACTGGACCTAGACTCCAATGAGATGGTGTATATTGGTTAGATGCTCAAAGGATTTTCATGCATTTTAAATCATTGACTATCAGCTGTAAATAATAATATCATTTCTTTAGGATGACAAGTCTTGTTGGCACTCAATTGTTTGTCTCTTTTTAATTATGTATAAAATATGGTCGCTATAATATTAATTTCGACGGATAGTTCTTGAAATTGTGTATGGTTTCAAGAATTTTTGTGTGCAGTTAAATTATCCGcagtgcttgtgttttctctgcCATTCTAGAGCTGgactctttttttttgaaaccagAGCTAGACTCCAATTTTGTGTACATTAAAAAACATATCAGGTTAATGTTGTAGAGGATAGAGGATTTGACACTAATTAATTTTAAATTTGTGTATTTGATAATCATCTATGAGCATTTGGTGCTTATAACTATCTAATATCACGTATTTTCTTTACACATAATTATCTCTTGTTGTGTTTAACTTATGTACCTGCATGCTAAGACATGCTTTTTCATGCGCATAGTTCTTGAAATCACACTATGATTTTCAAGATTTTATGTGTTCGTATATTAATTTATCTCGTTATAAAAGCCTGCCCCTCTCTGGTGGCGTAGATGGGTGGGTTGCCCGCAGCCACCGGATGTCTCCCTCCCTGGAACGAGTGGCGCCGGGCCTCACGCCCGCACGTACAAACGCCGCGCTCGCTCGTGCTGCCCCGATGAGCGTCCATCCGACCGAGCCCCCAGGCTTAGCTGCGTCCTTAGCCGTAAGGAAATCGCTCGAACTGAACCCTGAGCCTGCCCCGGCGCCATGGCGGTCTCCGAGAGCTCACGGAATGCGCTGCTCCCTAGCTTCCTTTATGCTGCCCAGGCCACTGCGTCCCACTTTGCTGCCGTCGCCGCTAGCGTGGGCGGGCAAACGGTCGCCGCACCACCTGCGGCGGTAGCGGTGGCGGCGCGGCCCGCTAGTTGGGCGCGGGCGCCGAGCGAGCCGGCTCGGAGGATTGAGATGTACTCGCCGGCATTCTACGCGGCGTGCACGGCCGACGGCGTCGCTAGCAGTGGGCTCACGCACATGACCTTCACACCCCTGGACCTCGTTAAGTGCAACATGTAGGTGAGCGTCTCGATGCTGGTATGATTTGGATAGATGAGTTATTTACGCGAGGTGTCCCATTTCGATTGGTAGGACTATTCGTGATGCGATCTCTGTTGTTAGAGTTATTAGACGGTTGTTTGATGCCGGTACATCATTCTCGAACCAGGCAACCAGCTGCTACCGTACGTAATGCTCTATAAATATGGTATCACGTTTTCATTGTCGTAGTAGCCTGCACTGAAAGGGGTAAACCTCACAATGATTACATTCATGCTTCTTGTTTATGTTCATTTTTAATGAATAGTTGTCGTTATGAACTGATTGCTAATGAAAACTTTTATTGTCCGATTTCTCAGATCGATCCAGCCAAGTACAAGAGTATCTCATCTGGTTTTGGTGTTTTGTTCAAAGAGCAAGGGCCCAAGGGCTTTTTCAGGGGCTGGGTACCTACCCTACTTGGATACAGTGCTCAGGGAGCCTGCAAGTTCGGTTTCTATGAGTTCTTCAAAAAGTATTACTCGGACATTGCTGGCCCTGAGTATGCCGCCAAGTAGAAGACTTTGATTTACCTTGCGGATTCCGCTTCGGCTAAAGTGATTGCAAATATTGCCCTCTGCCCCATGGAAGCTGTTAAGGTCCGAGTGCAGACGCAGCCTGGCTTTGCAAGAGGTTTATCAGATGGCCTACCAAAGTTTGTGAAAGCTGAAGGCTATTCTGGGTGAGTTGAGGTTTGCCTACTTTATTTCTGTATATCCATGTCTTCACCTTTTTGTAACACTGTCAAATTTTCCAGACTGTATAAAGGAATTGTTCCACTTTGGGGCCGACAAATTCCTTGTAAGTACCTACTTCCTGCTTGTTGTCAACTGTCACATAAATTTGAATCGCTTTCCTTTCTACTTTTTTACTATACTATGTTTGTGCCCCTTAAGAATCAACTGTTGAAATAAATGGTATGTAAGCTTTGAAAAAGTAGATTTTctattgctaagatgatcaaacttatcTTGTTTTTCAAAAGGATTGCCACTCTAGCGTTAAGCATGTTTTGTGATTGTAATCTCAACTATGATGTTAATGATGCAATGAAATAAATGGATGGTATCTTCTTTAGTATTGGTGATGCAACTTCACTCATGCTACGTGATCGTGTACATATTTAACTCACCGAGTGTGCAACAAATTTAGTGTTGTAGAATTCATGGAACGGCTATGGATATTGGTCTCAATTCTCACCGATGACAATCTTCATTATCATTTATACGAtatctttgtttttttattagcacAAAAATTAGTTTTGCTAGAATATTTGTTCTGGTGCACATAGTTCTTGAAATCGTATAATGATTTTCAAGATTTTATGTGTGCATATATTGATATTCCACGCTGCTTGAGTCATCTCCACTGTGACATGGACCTAGACTCCAATGAGATGGTGTATATTTCTTAATTACTAAATGGATTTTATGCTTTCGGAGTCACACTGACCATCAGCTTTGAAAATGGTGCCCTTTCTTACTCATCATAAGTCTTATAATCTCACTTGTTGACAT from Miscanthus floridulus cultivar M001 chromosome 11, ASM1932011v1, whole genome shotgun sequence includes these protein-coding regions:
- the LOC136491920 gene encoding mitochondrial phosphate carrier protein 3, mitochondrial-like, with the translated sequence MAVSESSRNALLPSFLYAAQATASHFAAVAASVGGQTVAAPPAAVAVAARPASWARAPSEPARRIEMYSPAFYAACTADGVASSGLTHMTFTPLDLIDPAKYKSISSGFGVLFKEQGPKGFFRGWVPTLLGYSAQGACKFGFYEFFKKYYSDIAGPEYAAK